A genomic region of Fusarium falciforme chromosome 4, complete sequence contains the following coding sequences:
- a CDS encoding DMAP1-binding domain-containing protein: MAELNPELQEKLEELDRELEEGDITQKGYQKRRTQLFSKFLGSPPPQVAALSDSQPGLRIHSPDDSAHPSSDGHRAAAFAALGSGSGPIPDSPDSPMYRPSSAYGPPSRASNPPEPPPDSLLRPGGSMAGGPTGAHRDSLFFSPSHTEPQTRSGTMMSGDYAFRPEQQGTYVDPQQQQFQQRQQQYQQQQQQQQQPYDGRTTTLLDSQGYFSDFAGQQHYEQGQTVEYGGPQQRYSSSDAFSPTAAMAPPMLTANDLPPPEVLEYQLPLEPREVPFAIQDPHDESTPMSKFDNIAAVLRHRGRTIAKKPAYWVLDSKGKEIASITWDKLAARAEKVAQVIRDKSSLYRGDRVALVYRDSEVIDFAIALLGCFIAGVVAVPINDLEDYQRLNTILTSTQAHLALTTDNNLKTFQRDITTQKLTWPKGVEWWKTNDFGSYHPKKKDDIPPLVVPDLAYIEFSRAPTGDLRGVVLSHRTIMHQMACLSAIISTIPSNGPGDTFNPSLRDKNGRLIGGGASSEILVSYLDPRQGIGMILSVLLTVYGGHTTVWFDNKAVDVPGLYAHLLTKYKSTIMIADYPGLKRAAYNYQEQPMVTRNFKKGMEPNFQMIKLCLIDTLTVDSGFHEVLADRWLRPLRNPRAREVVAPMLCLPEHGGMVVSVRDWLGGEERMGCPLKLDLGSDTDSEEGGEKEESEKPAPLNGFGSLLGGGGTTTTEEGAKNELGEVLLDREALKTNEVVVVAIGDEARKRAGDDPGLVRVGAFGYPIPDATLSVVDPESGLLASPHSVGEIWVDSPSLSGGFWAQPKNTELIFHARPYRFDPGDPTPQPVEPEFLRTGLLGTVIEGKIFVLGLYEDRIRQRVEWVEHGHEIAEYRYFFVQHIVVSIVKNVPKIYDCSAFDVFVNDEHLPVVVLESAAASTAPLTSGGPPRQPDTALLESLAERCMEVLVTEHHLRVYCVMITAPNTLPRVVKNGRREIGNMLCRREFDLGNLPCVHVKFGVEHAVLNLPIGVDPMGGIWSPLASDSRAEFLLPADKQYSGVDRREVVMDDRTSTPLNNFSCISDLIQWRVARQPEELAYCTIDGRGREGKGVTWKKFDTKVASVAMYLKNKVKVRPGDHMILMYTHSEEFVFAVHACICLGAIVIPIAPLDEGRLNEDIPAFLHIVADYKVKAVLVNAEVDHLIKMKPVASHIKQSAQVLKISMPSVFNTTKPPKQSNGLRELRLTIDPAWIRPGYPVIVWTYWTPDQRRIAVQLGHDTIMGMCKVQKETCQMTSTRPVLGCVRSTTGLGFIHTCLMGIYIGTPTYLLSPIEFATNPMSLFVTLSRYKIKDTYATPQMLDHAMNSMHAKGFTLHELKNMMITSEGRPRVDVFQKVNHHFSGAGLDPTAINTVYSHVLNPMIASRSYMCIEPIELWLDTQALRRGLVIPVDPEADPRALLVQDSGMVPVSTQIAIINPESRLHCLDGEYGEIWVDSEACVKSFYGSKDAFDAERFDGRAVDGDPSIQYIRTGDLGFLHNVSRPIGPNGALVEMQVLFVLGNIGETFEINGLSHFPMDIENSVERCHRNIVTNGCAVFQAGGLIVVLVEVSRKPYLASLVPVIVNAILNEHQIIVDIVAFVNKGDFPKSRLGEKQRGKILGGWVSRKLRTLAQFSIRDMDAAEAGGVVDGMDQARVSMVSVRSGGNPAPGSSSLRNAEQAPQIPEQEEFEQPPPRQSYVPSHSNITETSDDHGTPTTYKDSHVYPEVVPQAPVSQPPAQLSLSPQAEQAFDAPDFSHYGATEPAQGPLPAPGTKPEVPPGVGQAPPQIRLPGVDGREDISFWGQPNRDSNDEADWTADAIMHMNLAGGMNPR; encoded by the exons ATGGCCGAACTCAATCCAGAGCTCCAAgagaagcttgaggagctggacCGTGAGCTTGAG GAGGGAGATATTACACAGAAGGG CTACCAGAAGCGACGAACCCAACTATTCTCCAAGTTCCTTggttctcctccacctcaagTCGCTGCTTTGAGCGACTCTCAACCTGGCCTCCGCATACACTCCCCTGACGATTCGGCGCATCCCTCGAGCGATGGCCACCGAGCTGCTGCTTTCGCCGCcctcggcagcggcagcggcccCATCCCCGACAGTCCAGATTCTCCCATGTACCGACCGTCATCAGCCTATGGACCGCCTTCACGCGCTTCGAACCCTCCCGAGCCGCCTCCCGACTCTCTCCTGCGACCAGGGGGCTCGATGGCTGGAGGCCCGACCGGCGCTCATCGcgactctctcttcttctccccctcGCATACCGAACCCCAAACCCGAAGCGGAACCATGATGTCGGGCGACTATGCTTTCAGACCCGAGCAGCAAGGCACATATGTCGATccgcaacagcagcaattccagcaacggcagcagcagtaccaacagcaacagcaacagcaacagcagccttATGATGGCAGAACGACGACACTACTCGACTCTCAAGGCTATTTTTCAGACTTTGCAGGGCAGCAGCACTATGAACAGGGTCAAACGGTCGAGTATGGGGGACCTCAACAACGATATTCCTCGAGCGATGCTTTCTCTCCCACTGCCGCGATGGCCCCTCCGATGTTGACAGCGAACGATCTACCACCCCCGGAAGTCCTCGAGTACCAGCTGCCTTTAGAACCGCGAGAAGTACCGTTCGCGATTCAAGACCCCCACGATGAATCCACGCCTATGTCCAAGTTTGACAACATCGCCGCTGTCCTGAGGCACAGGGGCCGGACAATAGCCAAAAAGCCAGCTTACTGGGTGCTGGACAGCAAAGGCAAGGAGATTGCTTCGATTACGTGGGACAAATTGGCGGCCAGAGCCGAGAAGGTGGCTCAAGTCATCCGAGACAAGAGCTCACTATACCGTGGTGACCGAGTTGCTCTGGTGTACCGAGATTCAGAAGTCATTGATTTTGCGATTGCGCTCTTGGGATGTTTTATCGCGGGTGTGGTGGCTGTCCCCATCAATGATTTGGAGGACTACCAACGTTTGAACACCATCCTTACCTCGACACAAGCGCATCTTGCACTGACTACCGACAACAACCTCAAGACCTTCCAGCGAGACATTACCACGCAAAAGTTGACCTGGCCAAAGGGTGTCGAATGGTGGAAGACGAATGACTTTGGCAGTTATCaccccaagaagaaggatgataTCCCTCCTTTGGTCGTGCCAGACCTGGCCTATATCGAGTTTTCGCGAGCGCCTACAGGAGATCTTAGAGGTGTTGTCCTGAGCCACCGAACAATCATGCATCAGATGGCCTGTTTGAGTGCCATCATTTCTACCATTCCCAGCAATGGACCTGGAGATACCTTCAACCCGTCATTGAGAGACAAGAACGGCCGGCTGATTGGTGGCGGCGCCAGTAGTGAGATTCTGGTCTCCTATCTGGATCCTCGTCAAGGAATTGGCATGATTCTCAGCGTTTTGCTTACCGTGTACGGTGGCCACACCACTGTTTGGTTTGACAACAAGGCCGTTGACGTCCCTGGCCTTTACGCCCACCTCCTTACTAAATACAAGTCGACCATCATGATTGCAGACTATCCGGGTCTGAAACGAGCTGCTTACAACTACCAAGAGCAGCCCATGGTGACTCGAAACTTCAAAAAGGGAATGGAGCCCAACTTTCAAATGATCAAGCTCTGCTTGATTGATACATTGACGGTGGACAGTGGGTTCCACGAAGTGCTGGCAGATCGCTGGCTGAGACCACTGAGGAACCCTCGGGCTCGTGAGGTTGTGGCACCGATGCTTTGTCTGCCGGAACACGGCGGCATGGTAGTTAGTGTTCGTGACTGGCtcggaggagaagagcgCATGGGGTGCCCCTTGAAGCTCGATCTTGGGTCTGACACAGACTCAGAAGAGGGtggagagaaggaagagtcAGAAAAGCCTGCGCCCTTAAACGGCTTTGGAAGTCTcctgggtggtggtggtactACGACTACAGAAGAGGGGGCCAAGAATGAGCTCGGCGAGGTTCTGTTGGATCGTGAGGCGCTTAAGACCAACGAAGTTGTGGTTGTGGCCATTGGTGATGAAGCTCGCAAGAGAGCAGGTGACGACCCAGGATTGGTGCGGGTTGGTGCTTTTGGATACCCCATTCCGGATGCCACCCTTTCTGTGGTTGATCCAGAGTCAGGACTGCTGGCGTCTCCTCACTCTGTGGGCGAGATCTGGGTTGACTCGCCCTCTTTGTCTGGCGGCTTCTGGGCGCAGCCCAAGAACACGGAGCTAATTTTCCATGCTCGCCCCTACAGATTCGATCCCGGCGATCCCACACCCCAACCTGTGGAGCCCGAGTTTCTCAGAACCGGCTTGCTGGGCACCGTCATCGAAGGGAAAATCTTTGTCCTGGGCTTATACGAGGACCGCATTCGGCAAAGAGTCGAGTGGGTTGAGCATGGGCACGAAATAGCCGAGTACCGGTATTTCTTTGTTCAGCACATTGTCGTGAGCATCGTCAAGAATGTTCCCAAGATTTACGACTGTTCAGCCTTTGACGTCTTTGTCAACGATGAACATCTtcccgtcgtcgtccttgagTCGGCGGCAGCCTCGACGGCTCCTTTGACATCTGGCGGGCCACCTCGACAGCCAGACACAGCGCTGCTGGAGTCGCTGGCTGAGAGATGTATGGAGGTTCTTGTGACGGAGCACCATCTCAGGGTGTACTGCGTTATGATCACAGCGCCAAACACGTTACCCAGAGTTGTCAAGAATGGACGGCGAGAAATCGGTAACATGCTCTGTCGCCGAGAGTTCGATCTCGGCAACCTTCCATGCGTGCACGTCAAGTTTGGCGTGGAGCATGCTGTACTCAATCTGCCCATTGGTGTAGACCCCATGGGGGGTATCTGGTCGCCCCTGGCATCGGATTCGCGTGCCGAGTTCTTGTTGCCAGCTGATAAGCAATACTCAGGTGTTGATCGACGAGAGGTCGTCATGGATGACCGGACATCAACCCCCCTGAACAACTTCTCATGCATCTCTGACCTCATTCAATGGCGCGTCGCCCGTCAACCAGAAGAACTCGCGTACTGCACAATCGACGGCAGGGGTCGCGAAGGAAAGGGCGTGACATGGAAGAAGTTTGACACCAAGGTGGCATCCGTCGCCATGTACCTGaagaacaaggtcaaggtgcGGCCAGGCGACCACATGATTCTCATGTACACCCACTCGGAGGAATTCGTCTTTGCCGTTCACGCCTGCATATGTCTGGGCGCAATCGTCATCCCCATCGCGCCTCTCGATGAAGGCCGACTCAACGAAGACATCCCTGCTTTCCTGCACATCGTGGCCGACTACAAAGTCAAGGCTGTGCTTGTAAATGCAGAGGTGGACCACCTGATCAAGATGAAGCCTGTGGCAAGCCATATCAAACAATCTGCCCAGGTTCTGAAGATCTCGATGCCCAGCGTCTTCAACACTACTAAGCCGCCAAAGCAGAGCAATGGCTTGAGAGAGTTGAGACTCACAATAGACCCTGCCTGGATTCGACCGGGATATCCAGTTATTGTGTGGACGTACTGGACTCCAGACCAACGACGCATCGCGGTTCAACTTGGACACGATACCATCATGGGCATGTGCAAGGTCCAGAAGGAAACCTGCCAAATGACAAGCACGAGGCCAGTCCTTGGATGTGTCCGAAGTACAACTGGATTGGGTTTCATTCACACATGTCTCATGGGCATCTACATTGGTACACCAACCTACCTCCTGTCGCCTATTGAGTTCGCTACCAATCCCATGTCCCTCTTTGTTACTCTGTCAAGGTACAAGATCAAGGACACGTACGCGACACCGCAGATGCTTGACCACGCTATGAACTCGATGCATGCTAAGGGATTCACCCTGCATGAGCTCAAGAACATGATGATCACATCTGAGGGTAGACCAAGAGTTGATGTATTCCAGAAGGTCAACCATCACTTTTCTGGGGCTGGATTGGACCCAACCGCCATCAACACCGTTTACTCGCATGTCCTCAACCCCATGATTGCATCAAGATCTTACATGTGTATCGAACCGATCGAGCTCTGGCTCGACACGCAGGCCCTGCGACGTGGCCTGGTTATCCCTGTTGACCCAGAGGCGGACCCCAGGGCCTTGTTGGTTCAAGATAGCGGAATGGTTCCCGTCTCGACCCAgattgccatcatcaaccctgAGAGCCGACTGCACTGTCTTGACGGCGAGTATGGCGAGATCTGGGTCGACTCTGAGGCCTGCGTCAAGTCATTCTATGGTTCCAAGGATGCCTTTGATGCCGAGCGGTTTGACGGACGAGCCGTTGATGGAGATCCGAGCATCCAGTACATTCGAACAGGAGATTTGGGTTTCCTTCACAACGTCAGTCGACCGATTGGCCCCAACGGAGCCCTCGTGGAAATGCAGGTGTTGTTTGTTCTCGGAAACATTGGAGAGACATTCGAGATCAACGGATTGAGCCACTTCCCTATGGATATCGAGAACTCTGTGGAGCGGTGTCACAGAAACATCGTGACCAACGGCTG tGCCGTCTTCCAAGCTGGTGGCTTGATTGTGGTGCTCGTCGAGGTCAGCCGCAAGCCCTACTTGGCATCTCTCGTCCCAGTCATTGTCAACGCTATCCTCAATGAACACCAGATCATTGTCGATATCGTAGCTTTCGTCAACAAGGGAGACTTTCCCAAGTCGCGTCTCGGAGAGAAGCAGCGAGGCAAGATCTTGGGCGGCTGGGTCAGTCGAAAGCTTCGCACACTGGCTCAATTCTCCATCCGTGATATGGACGCGGCTGAAGCTGGAGGTGTTGTTGACGGGATGGACCAGGCCAGAGTCTCCATGGTCAGTGTTCGAAGCGGAGGAAATCCTGCCCCTGGCTCTTCCAGTCTGAGGAATGCCGAGCAGGCTCCGCAGATTCCCGAACAGGAGGAATTCGAACAGCCACCTCCTCGTCAGTCATATGTTCCTTCACACAGCAACATCACAGAGACATCAGATGACCACGGGACACCAACGACCTACAAGGACTCGCACGTATACCCTGAGGTGGTGCCACAAGCCCCGGTGTCTCAACccccagctcagctcagccttTCTCCCCAGGCAGAACAAGCCTTTGACGCGCCTGATTTCTCACACTACGGTGCCACTGAACCTGCGCAAGGTCCTCTACCAGCGCCAGGAACAAAGCCTGAAGTGCCACCTGGGGTAGGTCAAGCGCCACCCCAGATCCGACTACCAGGTGTAGATGGGCGAGAAGACATCAGCTTTTGGGGGCAACCAAACAGGGACTCTAACGACGAGGCCGACTGGACGGCGGACGCCATCATGCACATGAACCTTGCGGGCGGCATGAACCCCCGATGA